From the genome of Setaria viridis chromosome 1, Setaria_viridis_v4.0, whole genome shotgun sequence:
acattattagttcaacatctccaagtccatgacttatgaaacatagtcatcaactaatacatgtgctagtctaatattcatgtgtgtcctcacatgaactccgattagggacaactttagaataaccatacaagtaaagagtttcacatacaattcacataattgcaaatcaattcaagtagccttcaatggatattcaatgaacacaacatacaaatcatggatacaaatggaatatcatcatctctatgattgcctctagggcatacctccaacacttgtttgccgagtgtctgaaaaaaaaacactcggcaaaaacaaaacactcggcaaatttaaggtttcccgtagtgacggAAATCATTTGAATGAGTCGAGATGCAGTCGATATTGTAGGACGAATTTTAATTGATTATATTGACCACACATTCTCCATAATATTGCACTTTCTTGTGACTGTATTCTTAAGTATATATTTTCAATTTATACCCTAATCGATACATTCCTTTGTTGAGAGAAAGGGTCATCGTAGCACTTCGTTCCAGTTTCACGTTGTTAGTTTCAAAATCTAACGTATAGAAAAATCTATAAGAGACAAAATAATGAGCGcttatttgtttgagcttcgtGGCAGCTTTTCAGTTTACAAAGTTGGAAGTTCAAATAAACAGCGAACTTCTCGTGCAgctcagaaaagctgagtttatatgaaaagttGGAAAGCTCCATTTTatgagcttttcgtagctttcCAAATTCAGAAAACTAACACATATATTATAAAAGCTAGTGTTGGTTTTTCAGAATCAAAAAACCCAATAGCAGCTTTTCTAAAAAGCTCAAAAGccgcagctcaaacaaacatacCCTAATAATTTAGGACAAAGAGAGTATATATTAGCGATCCCCATCAAATCTAGCTGTTGGCTTTCAACGTGCGGatttatttaataaaaaattattttagttCCATATGTGTCGATGATATCATTGTAGCTGAGTTCTGCACTCAATCTTTCGTGTACTCAATCATTCTTGTTGATCGACTCCGCAGGGCAGACAGGTATATAACcaacagaaaaatattcagGGTTTTATTTTAGAGAATGGACTTATGCTGAGTTGTTTGGCCTGTCATGGAATCATCAACCATAGTTGGTATTCCAGGCGCGTGAGTGCTGCTGCAATCTATCGTTTGGGCGTGTTCCTCGTGCATGGTTTCTTCGGACCCAAGTAATGCAGTGGAAGCGTAACCTTCAGCCTTGGGCAGGTGTCTCAGCTTTCAGTCTTTATAACCTGTATTACACGCTTGTCTCGAGTCTTTGTGATGATTTTAAGTAAGATCTCTGGTCTATAAAAAAAACACCCTTGCTACCTAACAAGAAACTAAGTTGATAAATAGCACGGAAATCATTTGAATGAGTCGAGATGCAGTCGATATTGTAGGACGAATTTTAATTGATTATATTGATCACACATTCTCCATAATATTGCACTTTCTTGTGACTGTATTCTTAAGTATATATTTTCAATTTATACCCTAATCGATACATTCCTTTGTTGAGAGAAAGGGTCATCGTAGCACTTCGTTCCAGTTTCACGTTGTTAGTTTCAAAATCTAACGTATAGAAAAATCTATAAGAGACAAAATAATCAAGCGcttatttgtttgagcttcgtGGCAGCTTTTCAGTTTACAAAGTTGGAAGTTCAAACAAACAGCGAACTTCTCGTGCAgctcagaaaagctgagtttatatgaaaagctggAAAGCTCTATTTTatgagcttttcgtagctttcCGAGTTCAGAAAACTAACACACATATTATAAAAGCTAGTGTTGGTTTTTCAGAATCAAAAAACCCAATAGCAGCTTTTCTAAAAAGCTCAAAAGccgcagctcaaacaaacatacCCTAATAATTTAAGACAAAGAGAGTATATATTAGCGATCCCCATCAAATCTAGCTGTTGGCTTTCAACGTGCGGatttatttaataaaaaattattttagttCCATATGCGTCGATGATATCATTGTAGCTGAGTTCTGCACTCAATCTTTCGTGTACTCAATCATTCTTGTTGATCGACTCCGCAGGGCCGACAGTACGTATATAACcaacagaaaaatattcagGGTTTTATTTTAGAGAATGTACTTATGCTGAGTTGTTTGGCCTGTCATGGAATCATCAACCATAGTTGGTATTCCAGGCGCGTGAGTGCTGCTGCAATCTATCGTTTGGGCGTGTTCCTCGGGCATGGTTTCTTCGGACCCAAGTAATGCAGTGGAAGAGTAACCTTCAGCCTTGGGCAGGTGTCTCAGCTTTCAGTCATTATAACCTGTATTACAGGCTTGTCTCGAGTCTTTGTGATGGTTTAAGTAAGATCTCTGGTCTATAAAAAAAACACCCTTGCTACCTAACAAGAAACTAAGTCGATAAATAGCACGGAAATCATTTGAATGAGTCGAGATGCAGAGCACTGTGATGGCCACCTTCGCGTTGAAACCAGGACAGTGTAATGGAAGCTGCCATCTCGCAATAGTGTTGTCACAACCGATTGGAAAACGCCCGTATCGTTCATGGATGTGTCGACGGCGGCAGCAGTACGACGTCCTCCGGTGCCGGGTAACGCATCAACACCCAGCAGGAGGGTTACACGATGATCCCGACGAGATCGATGATCGACCCCGCAAGAATCCGCCCCGTTTCCATCCTTCCATATGGGGCGATTTCTTCCTTCACTACTCGAACACAGTAGCATGTTCCCCCCACCAACAGGTTTGATAGATTCTGCTAGCTCACTTTCGTACTTACATACGTGCTACGTTTTCTACTGACATTAAAAAGGAGATATCAAGCACCTGAGTTTATCCTACATTTTCTATCTTTCTGATTTTCATATGACGTATTGAGTATGTTAACTAAAGTTTAAGACCAATTAATAATCTTCACTATATTTGCTCAGTTTAAGTATTGTATTCATCAGGTAAGGATGGCAGAACGTGCGGACAAACTGAAGGAAGAAGTGGCAGACATGATAGAGAGACGAAGCAGTGGTTACAGCCTGCTTCAAAGGCTTCATCTCATCCATGTGCTACAGCGTCTTTGCCTGGATCATTTATTCGAAGACGAGATCAATGGTTCGTTCACTCAGATTAAAAGTGCTGATCTTAGTGGCTGCGACCTTCAAACAGTAGCTCTATGGTTCTATCTGCTTCGCAATCATGGTTGCAGAGTTTCGCAAGGTGAGACATTTCCAATTCCTATTTGTGTGCTCAGAATGTCAATTGGACTGACATAATCTTACTAATGTTATATGGCAGAGTACATATTACCTCCCGTTTTGAAAAAACTATGGCCCAGCCCAAACTGGACATTGTAAACAAAATTATGTATAACTGATAAATGAGTTCTCCACAGTGCAGTAAACTTATTATGTGGAGATAAATATTTGCGCATCATCTGAGAATAGTATTATGGTTCATATTAAAAAAAGTTCTTTTGTACAAAAGAATTTGCAAGGAAAAGTTACATTTTCTAGAagagtttgaatttgagtttaaaAGGTTGTGTTATATTTTGAAGTTTCTGACTGCAACAAAAAATgtaattatatttttaaaacgaaatttcaATCACtaattaattatattttttgtGCTGTGCGTATAAAAGAAAGATATTTATTTCTAACACTTGTTATATTGTTTCCTGGACCCACTTTGCAATTTGCAAGTAGTATCAAACATCACAAACTCCTCTTTAACCAAAAGACAAAGTTATTCCGATCCACTGCATTTCAAATTCACCCATTTGAAAATGTGAAGTATTTTAGACAGAGTATCAAATTAATGATCCGTCTCAGCAATTGACTTGCCTATAATGAGATGTGCAACGTAAATAAAGCCCATGCTGCATATATATTAACTTTAGTTGGGGGCAATTGTTCAAATGTATTGCAGTTATTTTGCTTGCTTGTGGCATTAAATTACTCTATTAAAATCAGTTATTGCATTTCTTATTATTCCTCAACGCAAATACATTATTATGGTTCTCTGACCGACACCACGACAATTTTTGCAacttagtgtttttttttctcgaacacgcagggaAACTGTGTATTATTGTATTAAAGAAGAAGAGTATGTAACTTAAAGTTATTAGtagaaataaataaaacctgCAATGCTGTCAAGGGACATCTAAACATAAATTAATTGGTATCACTTTTCAACAACTCAGATAGTATTAGAATTGTTTGAAGTGTTAATTATATGTTTTGATGGTCAATTTTTTAGTTTATTTCTTCTATTTGAAATAAGAAGTAATTAATATAATATTCTAGATGTGTTTATAAAGTTCAAGGATGAAGAGGGAAATTTTGAGTCGAACAGTTCGGAGGACCTACTGAGCCTTTACAATGCTGCATATCTTGGAACTCATGGAGAGACCATACTGGATGATGCAGTGTCCTTCAGTAAAAAGTGTTTAGAAACAACAATGCCTCATCTGGATCCTGAAGGGCTATTAGCACGTGAAATAACGTCTGCACTTGAAATTCCCCTCCCTAGAAGGGTCAAAATATATGAGCTGAAGCATTATATCTCCATGTATGAGACAGAAGCTACAGTGCATGAAACGATATTAGAACTTGCAAAACTGAATTCAAATCTTATGCAACTCCATCATCAGCGAGAACTCAAAATCATTACAAGGTGATATAATTATTTTCTTATGAAATTATGTCTCTTGTGAAATGTTCAAACTAATATAAGAGATACCCTAAAACACGAGGCATATATTAATGTCtgtttaagttttttttttgtaaattcaGGTGGTGGAAGAATATACAACTTCAGTCAAACCTGTCCTTCGCTCGAGACAGAATTGTAGAGTGCTACTTTTGGATGGCAGGTGCATACTTCGAACCATGTTACTCACGAGCTCGCATAATATTGACACAGGTGATGGCCATTATCTCGATCGTGGATGATATTTATGATGTCTATGGAACTTCAGAGGAATGTGAACTGTTTACCAGGTGCATAGAAAGGTGTGTGTTATACTTTTTCAAGGAGAAAAACTATTTTATTCCCTTctcagtaaaaaaaataaaaggatgtAAAAACCCAAAGAAATTTTCATATACACACCGACGACCCAGCAAACATTTGAAAAATTCGAAGAAATTTTTATCTTCCCAGGATGCTTTGGGGATAATCCAGTCGCTCTTGCCCTCTCCTCCCCTGTCTTTCAATTCCTTCTCTATCACCGGTGTGCCAATAGAAGTATAGTAcgataaaaaaaacataactAGGGTGCAGGTGGCTGGTGTCTGTGCCAATTTTTGGGGcaaatggaaataaaaaaagagagagagagaaatgcAGAAAACAGGAGTAATGCCTCTTCTTTCTCAGAATGTTTGTACTTATACTGGGGTATTCACGGTGGCAACAAAACTTGAGGCACTCTTGGAATTTTTTTCCAGGTACCATGTGGAAATTAAACTGATTCTTATGTAACTTTTATGAAATTCCTACACTCATCTCAGCTGACACTAGGATTAAATATAGTAGTCTAGCGCCACAAGTCACTACAATATATTTAACATTTCCCGAGTGTACTTTTCCAAATGGCCGATGATTGTTCTCTATTGGGGAATCAGCCATGGATCGCAAGTAGGAGGAACTGTTGCTTTCGGAGTTCCCCTAAAGGGAACATGGCCCCTCCGGATCTAGGTGGTGGAGCCTCCCCGGTTTCAGGAGGCTGCCTACGCGCTACCCGATGTGGATACGTCACCCAGCCTCGGGAGACCCCCGAAGGGTCCGGAATACCTCCGAAGTGGGAGGGGGTCCCAGAGTCTAGGCCatagggggagggggtggttTCCCACCACGTTAGCCCTAGGTACAGAGGGTCTCCGTATCCGCAAGGGAGATTTGACAAAAAGCCCACACTGGCATCCCCTCACAGGGTCGGCTCTCAGGGTCTCCATACTGAGGGGAAAATAAGTCTTTTCCGATAAAGTGTTTGTTGGGGAATTGGACCAAGATCAGGGGCCGGAGCGATAGTTTCCGCCGGAATGCTTCCGAAGGCTCAGAAGTCCATTTTTTCCTGGGGTAGGGAGGTCATCCCGTCTTTCTCGCCCTCCCTGACAGCAAGAGGTGGACGGTTGGAACCCGCAATAGCGGGAAGACGAGGGGGTCTCGAGACCTTCGGGAGTCCTCCGAATCCTAGGTTTGGCATTTTGTAACCACCAACAATCTCGTTCCCAAGGCTATAAATAGGGGGTACGAGGCCTTGTATAGAACACAGCAATCTAGCCACTTAGTCTCCTAGAAGGTCTCCTGGACGCTG
Proteins encoded in this window:
- the LOC117860418 gene encoding alpha-terpineol synthase, chloroplastic is translated as MQSTVMATFALKPGQCNGSCHLAIVLSQPIGKRPYRSWMCRRRQQYDVLRCRVTHQHPAGGLHDDPDEIDDRPRKNPPRFHPSIWGDFFLHYSNTVACSPHQQVRMAERADKLKEEVADMIERRSSGYSLLQRLHLIHVLQRLCLDHLFEDEINGSFTQIKSADLSGCDLQTVALWFYLLRNHGCRVSQDVFIKFKDEEGNFESNSSEDLLSLYNAAYLGTHGETILDDAVSFSKKCLETTMPHLDPEGLLAREITSALEIPLPRRVKIYELKHYISMYETEATVHETILELAKLNSNLMQLHHQRELKIITRWWKNIQLQSNLSFARDRIVECYFWMAGAYFEPCYSRARIILTQVMAIISIVDDIYDVYGTSEECELFTRCIESWDTKVGQDLPANLKIILECIFDTYKDIEHELETEQKYRLSYLKFVTIDWVRAYTTEVKWRDQRYVPATVEEHLQLSVRSGACHLLSCASFVGMGDIATRESFEWVSSMPEIVHSLCIILRLLDDPKSYEREQMALHVASTIDSCMKEHNMSMELALKKIKELTEESWKSLNEEWLKPNKAQPKELLERIFNLTRSMEFFYKQEDAYTNSCNIKDTVKSLFVDSYKVF